DNA sequence from the uncultured Fusobacterium sp. genome:
AAAGATGTGGAATATATATCCCTGCTTTTAGTGCTGCATTTAAAATCGTTGTTCCTTCTGGAGCAACTACTAATTTTCCATCTATTTTAAGTCTTATCATCTTCATAAAGTATCACCCTTTCCCTATAATTTTATAATTGCATTAAATCTACATGCAGACATACAAGCTCCACATCTTACACACTTATCTACATCAATAACATGTCTTTCTTTTATATTTCCTTCTATCGCTTTTACAGCACACACTCTTGTACATGCAGTACATCCTCTACAAGCTTCTGTTATGTGATATGTTACTAATTGTTGACAAGCTTTTGCAGTACATTTCTTTTCTACAACGTGGTCTATATATTCATTATAAAATTTATTTAAGGTAGATAATACAGGATTAGCAGATGTTTGTCCTAGTCCACATAATGATGTAGCTTTTATACATTCAGATAACTCTTTTAATAAAGCTAAATCTTCTAATTTTCCTTTTCCTTTTGTTATTCTATCCAATATTTCATATAATCTTGTATTTCCTATTCTACATGGAGTACACTTTCCACATGATTCATCAAGTGTAAATTCTAGGAAGAATTTTGCAACAGAAACCATACAGTCATCTTCATCCATTACTACCATTCCACCTGAACCCATTATAGCTCCTTTGCTAGCAAGACTATCAAAATCTATAGGTGTATCTAAATCCTCTTCATTTAAGCATCCACCAGATGGCCCTCCAGTTTGAACAGCCTTAAATTTCTTACCGCCTTTAATTCCTTCCCCTATTTCAAAAATAATTTCTCTTAAACTTATTCCCATAGGAACTTCAACAAGTCCTACGTTATTTATCTTTCCTGATAAAGCAAATACTTTTGTTCCTGGTGACTTTTCAGTTCCCACTTCTCTAAACCATTCTACCCCATTTAAAATAATTCTTGGAATATTTACTAAAGTTTCAACGTTATTTACTACAGTTGGCATATTCCAAAATCCTTTTTCTGCAGGATATGGTGGTTTTGATGTAGGCTCTCCTCTTTTTCCTTCCATTGAGTGAATAAGAGCTGTTTCTTCTCCACAAACAAAGGCACCTGCACCAAATTTTATCTCTATATCAAATTCAAAATCTGTTCCAAATAATCTTTCTCCTAAATAACCTTTTTTTCTAGCCGAATCAATTGCTTTAGAAAGTCTTTCAATAGCTAGTGGATATTCTGCTCTTATATAAACTAATCCTTTAGTTGCTCCAATAGCATACCCAGCTATTATCATTCCTTCTATTACAGAGTGTGGATCTCCCTCTAATATAGATCTATCCATAAATGCTCCTGGGTCTCCTTCGTCAGCATTACACACTATGTATTTTTGTTCTGCATTATTTTTAGAAGCAATTTCCCATTTTATTCCTGTTGGGAATCCTCCTCCACCACGACCTCTAAGTCCTGAATCGATAATATTCTTTATAACAAATTCTTTTGTCATTTCACTTATGGCTTTTTTAGCCGCTTTATATCCATCATTTTTTAAAAAGTCTTCTATATTTTCAGGGTCTATTACTCCACAATTTTTTAAAACCCTTCTCTCTTGTTTTTGATAAAAATTCATCTTTTTATAATCTGTCACAGCTTTTTGACTAACTGGATCTTTATATAATATTCTTTCTACTTTTCCATTTCCAATTATATCCAATTCTACTATATCTTTTGCATCTTC
Encoded proteins:
- a CDS encoding NADH-quinone oxidoreductase subunit NuoF — translated: MNKKILICGGTGCLSSKSRDIKENLEKELKKNNIDDVEVVLTGCFGFCEKGPIVKVTPANNFYIEVKPEDAKDIVELDIIGNGKVERILYKDPVSQKAVTDYKKMNFYQKQERRVLKNCGVIDPENIEDFLKNDGYKAAKKAISEMTKEFVIKNIIDSGLRGRGGGGFPTGIKWEIASKNNAEQKYIVCNADEGDPGAFMDRSILEGDPHSVIEGMIIAGYAIGATKGLVYIRAEYPLAIERLSKAIDSARKKGYLGERLFGTDFEFDIEIKFGAGAFVCGEETALIHSMEGKRGEPTSKPPYPAEKGFWNMPTVVNNVETLVNIPRIILNGVEWFREVGTEKSPGTKVFALSGKINNVGLVEVPMGISLREIIFEIGEGIKGGKKFKAVQTGGPSGGCLNEEDLDTPIDFDSLASKGAIMGSGGMVVMDEDDCMVSVAKFFLEFTLDESCGKCTPCRIGNTRLYEILDRITKGKGKLEDLALLKELSECIKATSLCGLGQTSANPVLSTLNKFYNEYIDHVVEKKCTAKACQQLVTYHITEACRGCTACTRVCAVKAIEGNIKERHVIDVDKCVRCGACMSACRFNAIIKL